In the Burkholderia glumae LMG 2196 = ATCC 33617 genome, one interval contains:
- a CDS encoding methyl-accepting chemotaxis protein produces MKNVTVSTRLIAGFGLLTALLLAVAAIGFYGLSQLNGRLDDIARVNNAETKLANQLRTSIQDRAIAVRNLALLSDAQDMAKEAERISKQEQIYADAYQKLSQLFTDEPGTTEREKALLAQIRRDEAAALPPLRKAAQLSLANDREGATRELLQNARTPQRTWLARAVELADFEDQLNDQAQRDAVSLYSSVRVLIAAIVAASLLVAAVAAVLITRSILRQLGGEPGLAQSVAAEIANGNLMVDLHLKPGDSTSLMASLEAMRARLTSIVHGIKTSAESISVAANQVAQGNVDLSQRTEEQAASLEETAASMEELTSTVKHNTDNARQGSTLAVTASQTATSGGDVVRQVMGTMDDITSSSRKVAEIISVIEGIAFQTNILALNAAVEAARAGEQGRGFAVVAGEVRTLAQRSAVAAKEIKELIETSVSHVAAGSQLVGDAGTTMDEIVRSVKRVSDIMGEIASASAEQSTGIEQVNVAVAQMDEVTQQNAALVEQATAAAQSMADQAENLRATVSIFRVDARVQTEPAAAVKRQVSVAPKQAKRRPEPARLPARVAAPAAAAAGAGSGEWATF; encoded by the coding sequence ATGAAAAACGTGACTGTATCCACCCGCCTGATCGCCGGGTTCGGGTTGTTGACCGCCTTGTTGCTGGCAGTAGCGGCAATTGGCTTTTATGGCCTGTCGCAATTGAATGGGAGGCTGGACGATATCGCACGCGTGAACAACGCCGAAACCAAGCTGGCTAACCAGTTGCGCACCTCGATACAGGATCGGGCGATCGCCGTGCGAAATTTGGCGCTGCTCAGCGACGCGCAGGACATGGCCAAGGAGGCCGAGCGCATCAGCAAGCAGGAGCAGATCTATGCCGACGCGTACCAGAAGCTGTCGCAGCTGTTTACCGACGAACCCGGTACGACGGAGCGCGAGAAAGCGCTCCTCGCTCAGATCAGGCGAGACGAGGCGGCGGCACTGCCGCCGCTGCGCAAGGCGGCCCAACTGAGCCTGGCGAACGACAGGGAGGGCGCTACCCGCGAGTTGCTGCAGAACGCCAGAACGCCCCAACGAACCTGGCTGGCACGCGCGGTCGAGCTGGCTGATTTCGAGGACCAGCTCAACGACCAGGCGCAACGGGACGCCGTGAGCCTGTACTCGAGCGTGCGGGTACTGATCGCGGCCATCGTCGCGGCCTCGCTGCTGGTGGCGGCCGTGGCCGCGGTCCTCATTACGCGCAGCATCCTGAGGCAGCTTGGCGGCGAACCCGGCCTCGCGCAGTCGGTGGCGGCGGAGATCGCCAATGGCAACCTGATGGTGGACCTGCATCTGAAGCCCGGCGATTCGACCAGCCTGATGGCCTCGCTGGAAGCGATGCGCGCCAGGCTGACCTCGATCGTGCACGGCATCAAGACCTCGGCCGAATCCATCTCGGTTGCCGCCAACCAGGTTGCGCAGGGCAATGTGGATCTCTCCCAGCGCACCGAGGAACAGGCGGCATCGCTCGAAGAGACGGCGGCCAGCATGGAGGAACTGACCTCGACGGTGAAGCACAACACCGACAATGCCCGGCAGGGCAGCACGCTCGCGGTCACGGCTTCGCAGACCGCTACGTCGGGCGGTGACGTGGTCCGGCAGGTGATGGGCACCATGGATGACATCACGTCGAGCTCGCGCAAGGTTGCCGAGATCATTTCCGTGATCGAGGGCATTGCCTTCCAGACCAATATCCTGGCGCTCAACGCGGCGGTCGAGGCGGCGCGCGCAGGCGAGCAGGGGCGCGGCTTCGCGGTGGTCGCCGGGGAGGTACGCACGCTGGCGCAGCGCAGCGCGGTGGCGGCCAAGGAAATCAAGGAACTGATCGAGACGTCGGTATCGCATGTGGCAGCGGGCTCGCAATTGGTGGGCGATGCCGGCACGACCATGGACGAGATCGTGCGCTCGGTGAAGCGGGTCAGCGACATCATGGGCGAGATCGCGTCGGCGTCGGCGGAGCAGAGCACGGGAATCGAGCAGGTCAACGTGGCGGTGGCGCAGATGGACGAGGTCACCCAGCAGAACGCGGCGCTGGTGGAGCAGGCCACGGCCGCGGCGCAGTCGATGGCGGATCAGGCGGAAAATCTGCGGGCCACGGTGTCGATCTTCCGGGTCGATGCGAGGGTGCAGACGGAGCCCGCCGCCGCCGTGAAGCGGCAGGTGAGCGTCGCGCCGAAGCAGGCCAAGCGCCGTCCCGAACCGGCACGGCTGCCGGCACGGGTGGCCGCGCCGGCGGCCGCTGCGGCCGGGGCGGGAAGCGGCGAGTGGGCCACGTTCTGA
- a CDS encoding ArsR/SmtB family transcription factor: MQTPLSHAALDSLRQSATKCCALLKVMAHEDRLLLLCQLSEGEYNVGELEAAVGLRQPNLSQQLGVLRDEGLVVTRREGKYMYYRLASAEVVSIMETLSKLYCGDAKGRPA; this comes from the coding sequence ATGCAAACCCCGTTGTCTCACGCCGCACTCGACTCGCTGCGGCAATCCGCGACGAAGTGCTGTGCCCTTCTCAAGGTCATGGCGCACGAGGACCGCTTGCTGCTGTTGTGCCAATTGAGCGAAGGCGAATACAACGTCGGCGAACTGGAGGCGGCGGTCGGCCTTCGCCAGCCGAACCTTTCGCAACAGCTCGGCGTGCTGCGCGACGAGGGTCTGGTCGTGACGCGGCGCGAGGGAAAGTACATGTACTACCGCCTCGCGAGCGCCGAAGTCGTGAGCATCATGGAGACCTTGTCGAAACTGTATTGCGGTGACGCCAAGGGGCGGCCGGCATGA
- a CDS encoding YeeE/YedE family protein, with protein MSLDLAHFTPLPALAGGLLIGLAATLLVLGNGRIAGISGMLGGLLDAGRDRSWRAAFVIGLLGAPWLARLFTTLPAVSITSSPAVLVAAGLLVGIGTRYASGCTSGHGVCGLSRGSLRSLAATASFMATGFATVYVIRHLIGL; from the coding sequence ATGAGCCTCGACCTCGCCCACTTCACGCCCTTGCCCGCGCTCGCCGGCGGCCTGCTGATCGGCCTCGCGGCGACGCTGCTGGTGCTCGGCAACGGCCGTATCGCCGGCATCAGCGGCATGCTCGGGGGTCTGCTCGACGCCGGCCGGGATCGTTCCTGGCGCGCCGCGTTCGTGATCGGACTGCTTGGCGCGCCCTGGTTGGCCAGGCTTTTCACGACACTGCCGGCGGTCTCGATCACGTCATCGCCTGCGGTGCTGGTGGCGGCCGGCCTGCTGGTCGGCATCGGCACCCGTTACGCGTCCGGCTGCACCAGCGGCCATGGCGTGTGCGGCCTGTCACGCGGTTCGCTGCGCTCGCTGGCCGCCACGGCAAGCTTCATGGCCACGGGTTTTGCGACTGTCTACGTGATCCGCCATCTGATCGGGCTTTGA
- a CDS encoding YeeE/YedE family protein yields MLLLNALLCGLLFAAGLLVSGMANPAKVLGFLDIAGNWDPSLALVMAGAIAAGSVGFAIARRLKRSLLGAPLSMPTATRIDRRLLAGSAMFGAGWGLAGFCPGPALVSAGGGEIKAIWFVVAMLAGMKIFSLREQRATRAD; encoded by the coding sequence ATGCTGCTTCTCAACGCGCTGCTATGCGGCCTGCTGTTCGCGGCAGGACTGCTCGTCTCCGGCATGGCCAACCCGGCCAAGGTGCTGGGTTTCCTCGATATCGCGGGCAACTGGGACCCGTCGCTGGCCTTGGTCATGGCCGGCGCGATCGCGGCCGGCAGCGTCGGCTTCGCGATCGCGCGCCGGCTCAAGCGCAGCCTGCTCGGCGCACCGCTGTCGATGCCGACCGCCACGCGCATCGACCGCCGCCTGCTCGCGGGCAGCGCCATGTTCGGTGCCGGCTGGGGCCTGGCGGGGTTCTGCCCGGGCCCGGCTCTGGTGAGCGCGGGCGGCGGCGAGATCAAGGCGATCTGGTTCGTCGTCGCGATGCTGGCCGGCATGAAGATTTTCTCGTTGCGCGAACAACGCGCGACTCGTGCCGATTGA